In the genome of Poecilia reticulata strain Guanapo linkage group LG16, Guppy_female_1.0+MT, whole genome shotgun sequence, one region contains:
- the LOC103477670 gene encoding fucolectin-6-like, which produces MKSRIMRQMILFHLLLFFPMYSTQNYIFSENVALRGKATQARRYIGEWDIFGAASNAIDGNTNSVFRDGSCSHTEQQSNPWWRVDLLDSYVVTRVIITNREDCCEERINGAEIRIGNSIQFNGIENPRAATIFSIPRGAFKVIDILNRIEGRYVTIVIPGSGKILTLCEVEVYGYRAPTGENLALQGRASQSSLNGVYLPYNAIDGNRGNQLIKGSCSQTSNDSNPWWRLDLRKTRKVFSIKVVNQDSAEERLNGTEIRIGDSLDNNGNNNSRCGVITVSPGKSLYEFDCNGMDGRYVNIVIPDRSEYLTLCEVEVYGSTLE; this is translated from the exons ATGAAATCAAG AATCATGAGACAAATGATCCTGTTTCACTTACTGCTCTTCTTTCCGATGTATTCAACCCAAAATTATA ttttttcagaaaatgtggcTTTACGTGGCAAAGCCACTCAGGCTCGGCGCTACATTGGAGAATGGGATATTTTTGGAGCTGCTTCTAACGCCATTGATGGGAACACAAATTCTGTCTTCAGAGACGGATCTTGCAGCCACACTGAACAGCAGTCCAACCCCTGGTGGAGAGTGGACCTGCTGGACTCGTACGTCGTCACCAGAGTCATCATCACCAACAGAGAAGACTGCTGTGAAGAGAGGATCAACGGAGCAGAGATTCGCATCGGAAACTCTATACAATTCAATGGCATTGAAAACCCACG GGCTGCTACAATCTTCTCCATTCCAAGAGGGGCCTTTAAAGTAATAGATATTCTTAACCGCATTGAGGGACGTTATGTCACTATCGTAATACCTGGATCAGGAAAGATTCTGACTCTCTGTGAAGTGGAGGTCTACGGGTACCGCGCCCCGACCG GTGAGAACCTTGCTCTTCAAGGCAGAGCCTCACAGTCATCACTGAATGGTGTTTATCTTCCCTACAACGCCATTGACGGGAATCGTGGCAACCAGTTGATTAAGGGGTCCTGCTCACAAACCTCAAACGACTCCAACCCCTGGTGGCGATTGGATCTGCGCAAAACACGTAAAGTGTTTTCCATAAAGGTCGTCAACCAGGATTCAGCTGAAGAACGACTCAACGGAACCGAGATCCGCATCGGAGATTCTCTTGACAACAATGGCAACAACAATTCCAG atgtgGTGTGATCACCGTTTCTCCAGGAAAGAGTCTATATGAGTTTGACTGTAACGGGATGGACGGACGCTACGTGAACATCGTCATCCCGGACAGGAGCGAGTACCTTACGCTCTGTGAGGTTGAGGTTTACGGCTCCACGCTGGAATAA
- the ankmy2a gene encoding ankyrin repeat and MYND domain-containing protein 2a yields MSTAKKGDLSPSEKELFQVISAGNVQEASRLLGCKDVRVNCLDEYGMTPLMHAAYKGKADMCKLLLRHGADVNCNQHEHGYTALMFAGLSGKTDITWMMLDAGAETDVTNSVGRTAAQMAAFVGQHDCVTVINNYFSRARLDYYTKPQGLEKEPKLPPKLSGPLHKIIMSTNLNPVKVVMLVKDNPLLAEVEALDKCRRVMELICEKCIKQQDMNEVLAMKMHYISCVLGKCGSFLKDREDKLDGLVKSLLKGRDSDGFPVFQEKFIRECIRKFPYCDATLLQQLVRSIAPVDIGNDPTALSVLTQAITGQVGFMDAEFCTTCGEKGAEKRCSICKMVIYCGQACQKMHWFTHKKVCKKLQEQREKQEAEMAKLRMEQSKEEIKSVQEAADSMQELSVETKSEETPADAAAAETPDSTSIPAADN; encoded by the exons ATGTCCACCGCAAAGAAAGGAGACCTGTCTCCAAGCGAAAAGGAGTTGTTTCAGGTTATTTCTGCAG gAAACGTCCAGGAGGCCTCCAGGTTGCTGGGCTGTAAGGATGTTCGAGTTAACTGTCTGGATGAG TATGGGATGACGCCGCTCATGCACGCAGCCTACAAAGGGAAAGCAGACATGTGCAAGTTGCTCCTCCGACACGGAGCCGACGTAAACTGCAACCAGCATGAACACGGATACACGGCGCTCATGTTTGCTGGCCTGTCAG GAAAGACTGACATCACCTGGATGATGCTGGATGCCGGAGCGGAAACAGATGTGACCAACTCTGTTGGACGGACTGCCGCTCAGATGGCAGCTTTTGTTG GTCAGCACGACTGCGTCACCGTAATCAACAACTACTTTTCTCGAGCCAGGCTGGACTACTACACCAAGCCGCAGGGTTTGGAGAAGGAACCAAAGCTGCCGCCCAAACTGTCCGGACCGCTCCATAAGATCATCATGAGCACCAACCTGAACCCGGTCAAA gtggTGATGCTGGTGAAGGACAACCCGCTGCTCGCCGAGGTGGAGGCTCTGGACAAATGCAGGAGAGTGATGGAGCTGATCTGTGAGAAGTGCATCAAGCAGCAGGACATGAACGAGGTTCTGGCGATGAAGATGCACTACATCAGCTGTGTGCTGGGAAAGTGTGGCTCCTTCCTGAAGGACCGCGAGGACAAGCTGGACGGCCTCGTAAAGAG TTTGCTGAAAGGTCGTGACAGCGACGGTTTCCCAGTCTTCCAGGAGAAGTTCATCAGAGAATGCATCCGCAAGTTCCCGTACTGCGACGCcacgctgctgcagcagctggtgcGCAGCATCGCCCCTGTAGACATC GGTAACGACCCCACGGCGCTCTCGGTTCTGACTCAGGCCATCACAGGGCAGGTCGGCTTCATGGACGCAGAGTTCTGCACCACCTGTGGAGAAAAGGGAGCTGAGAAGAGATGCTCCATCTGCAAAATG GTCATCTACTGTGGACAAGCGTGCCAGAAAATGCACTGGTTCACCCACAAGAAGGTTTGTAAGAAGCTGCAGGAGCAGCGAGAGAAGCAGGAGGCAGAAATGGCCAAACTGAGGATGGAGCAGAGCAAAG AGGAGATTAAATCCGTCCAGGAGGCTGCAGACTCCATGCAGGAGCTCTCTGTGGAAACCAAAAGCGAAGAGACGCCTGcagacgctgctgctgcagaaacaccaGACTCCACTTCCATCCCAGCTGCTGACAACTGA
- the sostdc1a gene encoding sclerostin domain-containing protein 1a: MLLSAHASCRSLILLCVLLRSCQAVENDATERVSSHVSPAPAAELQSNASLNRARTGGRGQGGGAAAQERGDRSQIGCRELRSTKYISDGHCTSVNPIKELVCAGECLPAQMLENWIGGSRGRKFWARRSSSHDWRCVNDKTRTQRIQLECQDGTTRTYKITVVTSCKCKRFSRQHNESGSKFEDQSVLQPSVLQRHKSKSKKRLGKTRLRENWHETES; the protein is encoded by the exons ATGCTCCTCAGCGCCCACGCGTCGTGTCGCTCCCTCATCCTGCTCTGCGTCCTCCTGAGGAGCTGCCAGGCCGTGGAAAATGACGCCACGGAGCGGGTGTCCTCGCACGTGAGTCCCGCTCCGGCCGCGGAGCTGCAGAGCAACGCGTCCCTGAACCGCGCGCGCACCGGAGGGCGAGGACAGGGCGGTGGTGCGGCTGCGCAGGAGCGAGGCG ATCGGAGTCAGATTGGCTGCAGAGAGTTGAGGTCCACAAAGTACATCTCAGATGGCCACTGCACCAGCGTCAACCCCATCAAGGAGCTGGTGTGCGCAGGCGAGTGTCTCCCAGCTCAGATGCTGGAGAACTGGATCGGCGGGTCCCGCGGCAGGAAGTTCTGGGCCCGCCGGAGCAGCAGCCACGACTGGCGCTGCGTCAACGACAAAACCCGCACCCAGCGCATCCAGCTGGAGTGCCAGGACGGCACCACGAGGACGTACAAGATCACCGTGGTGACCTCCTGCAAGTGCAAGAGGTTCTCGAGGCAACACAACGAGTCCGGCAGCAAGTTCGAGGACCAATCCGTGCTGCAGCCGTCGGTCCTCCAAAGACACAAATCCAAGAGCAAGAAGAGGCTGGGCAAGACCCGGCTGAGGGAAAACTGGCATGAGACTGAATCCTAA